In Antennarius striatus isolate MH-2024 chromosome 10, ASM4005453v1, whole genome shotgun sequence, one DNA window encodes the following:
- the LOC137602828 gene encoding protocadherin gamma-C5-like, producing the protein MFYSGQRMTKRTGFRDWRWQALWWHHLFLLWTTIDGQTRYNIPEELKQGSVVGNLAKDLGLGLSDILVRKLRVASEAGKQYFSVNAGKGELVVNDRIDREALCGQSASCVLPLQVVVENPLQSHRIEVEIRDTNDNFPHFVTEEINLRIPESVALGKRFPLESAEDPDVGSNSIKTYSLSKNEYFSLKYKDTKNGKAVPELVLEKTLDREKNGLHQLLLTALDGGNPVTSGTCQIIITVVDTNDNFPVFSENEYKVSLKENSPKGTFVVNLTATDADEGLNGEIKYSFGSRTPDNVLSTFEINEMTGDIVLKGPLDYESSISYLIDITAKDKGTPEMEGHCRVQLDIEDVNDNAPEIVITSKPSSVREDAASDTVVALISARDADSGDNGKVALKLPKRFPFKLKPSFSNNYELVTSGPLDRERFSEYNIEITATDSGSPPLSSTKIIPVSISDVNDNPPVFTQPSYNVYLKENGVPGSILYSVSASDLDSGENAKISYSILDSRVQDVSVSSYVYMNSDNGSIYSMHSFDYEKVKVFQIQVQAKDQGSPSLSCNATVHVFILDQNDNAPSVIYPSSAAQGSLSHQRMPRSAKAGHLVTKVTAVDADSGHNAWISYRLAEATDASLFTVNLYTGEVRTKRAVSEQDDSSQRLLLEVKDDGEPLQSATVTVSILLEDGLQEPILDLRQKVSEPSKKTGRITLYLIVSLASVSVLSLVTFVILAVKCVRNSRSSGSCCVRRSDCDDYKNPNRNLQLQLNTDGPIKYVEVLGGDMLSQSQSFRSCMSPMSEYSDFTLIKPSSTSDFKEVISVLDASLPDSTWTFESQQVSRE; encoded by the coding sequence ATGTTCTATAGCGGACAGAGGATGACAAAGAGAACGGGATTCAGAGACTGGAGATGGCAGGCGCTCTGGTGGCATCATTTATTCCTCTTGTGGACTACAATAGACGGACAGACTCGTTACAACATCCCGGAGGAGCTAAAACAGGGTTCTGTGGTCGGAAATCTCGCCAAAGATCTTGGTTTGGGATTATCAGACATTCTCGTTCGCAAATTGCGGGTCGCCTCTGAGGCTGGTAAGCAGTATTTTAGCGTGAATGCGGGGAAGGGCGAGCTGGTGGTGAACGACAGAATAGACAGAGAGGCTTTATGCGGACAAAGCGCCAGCTGTGTTCTGCCTTTGCAGGTAGTTGTTGAAAATCCTCTGCAGTCACATCGAATTGAGGTAGAAATAAGAGACACGAACGACAATTTCCCTCATTTTGTTACAGAGGAGATTAATCTTAGAATACCGGAATCCGTTGCGCTGGGCAAACGTTTTCCTCTAGAGAGCGCGGAGGACCCTGATGTTGGAAGCAATTCTATTAAGACGTACTCTTTGAGCAAAAACGAAtatttttctctcaaatataaagacacaaaaaatgGTAAAGCAGTACCGGAATTAGTGTTAGAGAAGACGTTAGACCGGGAAAAGAACGGTCTTCATCAGCTGCTGCTTACAGCACTCGACGGTGGAAACCCTGTCACATCCGGAACCTGTCAAATTATCATTACTGTAGTTGATACTAATGACAATTTTCCTGTATTCAGCGAAAATGAATATAAAGTATCTCTAAAAGAGAACAGTCCCAAAGGAACATTTGTAGTAAATCTGACAGCAACAGACGCCGACGAAGGTCTGAATGGTGAAATCAAATATTCTTTCGGATCGCGTACTCCGGATAATGTTTTATCAACATTTGAAATCAACGAAATGACAGGAGATATCGTTTTGAAAGGACCGTTAGATTACGAGAGTTCAATATCATACCTCATCGATATAACAGCTAAAGACAAAGGCACTCCTGAAATGGAGGGTCACTGTCGTGTACAGTTGGACATAGAGGACGTAAATGATAACGCTCCAGAAATTGTGATAACTTCGAAACCCAGTTCGGTGCGTGAGGACGCAGCGAGTGACACAGTAGTGGCGTTAATCAGTGCGAGGGACGCGGACTCTGGTGATAACGGGAAAGTGGCGTTAAAACTCCCCAAACGTTTTCCTTTTAAACTGAAACCATCGTTCTCTAATAATTACGAACTGGTTACCAGCGGTCctttagacagagagagattctCTGAGTATAATATTGAGATAACAGCCACTGATTCAggctctcctcctctgtccagTACGAAAATCATTCCTGTCAGCATCtctgatgtgaatgacaaccCTCCTGTGTTCACTCAGCCCTCCTACAATGTCTATTTAAAAGAGAATGGGGTACCAGGATCTATACTGTACTCAGTATCAGCATCCGACCTGGATTCTGGTGAAAACGCCAAAATCTCCTACTCCATACTGGACTCCAGAGTGCAGGACGTTTCTGTCTCGTCTTACGTTTACATGAACTCAGATAACGGCAGCATCTACAGCATGCACTCGTTTGACTACGAGAAGGTGAAGGTGTTTCAGATCCAGGTTCAGGCAAAGGACCAGGGCTCTCCGTCTCTCAGCTGCAACGCCACCGTCCATGTTTTTATCCTGGACCAGAACGACAATGCCCCCTCCGTCATTTACCCCTCCTCCGCTGCCCAGGGCTCCCTCTCTCATCAGAGGATGCCCCGCTCCGCCAAAGCGGGTCACCTGGTTACCAAGGTGACGGCCGTGGACGCCGACTCGGGCCATAATGCCTGGATCTCCTACAGACTGGCGGAGGCCACAGACGCCTCTCTGTTCACGGTCAATCTGTACACAGGGGAGGTGAGGACTAAACGCGCTGTGTCCGAGCAGGACGACTCCTCTCAGAGGCTGCTTCTAGAGGTGAAAGACGACGGAGAACCGCTCCAGTCTGCCACCGTCACGGTGTCCATCCTGCTGGAGGACGGCCTCCAGGAGCCCATCTTAGACCTCCGACAGAAAGTGTCCGAGCCCAGCAAGAAAACTGGGAGAATCACCCTTTATCTGATCGTGTCTCTGGCCTCGGTGTCCGTGCTGTCTCTGGTGACGTTTGTCATCTTAGCGGTGAAATGCGTGAGGAACAGCAGGAGCAGCGGTAGTTGCTGCGTGAGACGGAGCGACTGTGATGATTACAAGAACCCCAACAGAaacctgcagcttcagctcAACACCGATGGACCCATAAAGTACGTGGAGGTCCTGGGAGGAGACATGTTGTCTCAGAGTCAGTCGTTCAGGTCCTGCATGTCCCCCATGTCAGAGTACAGTGATTTCACTCTGATCAAACCCAGCAGCACCAGTGACTTTAAGGAGGTGATCAGTGTCCTGGATGCGTCTTTACCCGACAGCACCTGGACCTTTGAGAgccagcaggtgagcagagaataa
- the LOC137603130 gene encoding protocadherin gamma-C5-like has protein sequence MNSDNGSIYSMHSFDYEKVKVFQIQVQAKDQGSPSLSSNATVHVFILDQNDNAPSVIYPSSAAQGSLSHQRMPRSAKAGHLVTKVTAVDADSGHNAWISYRLAEATDASLFTVNLYTGEVRTKRAVSEQDDSSQRLLLEVKDDGEPLQSATVTVSILLEDGLQEPILDLRQKVSEPSKKTGRITLYLIVSLASVSVLSLVTFVILAVKCVRNSRSSGSCCVRRSDCDDYKNPNRNLQLQLNTDGPIKYVEVLGGDMLSQSQSFRSCMSPMSEYSDFTLIKPSSTSDFKEVISVLDASLPDSTWTFESQQVSRE, from the coding sequence ATGAACTCAGATAACGGCAGCATCTACAGCATGCACTCGTTTGACTACGAGAAGGTGAAGGTGTTTCAGATCCAGGTTCAGGCAAAGGACCAGGGCTCTCCGTCTCTCAGCAGCAACGCCACCGTCCATGTTTTTATCCTGGACCAGAACGACAATGCCCCCTCCGTCATTTACCCCTCCTCCGCTGCCCAGGGCTCCCTCTCCCATCAGAGGATGCCCCGCTCCGCCAAAGCGGGTCACCTGGTTACCAAGGTGACGGCCGTGGACGCCGACTCGGGCCATAACGCCTGGATCTCCTACAGACTGGCGGAGGCCACAGACGCCTCTCTGTTCACGGTCAATCTGTACACAGGGGAGGTGAGGACTAAACGCGCTGTGTCCGAGCAGGACGACTCCTCTCAGAGGCTGCTTCTAGAGGTGAAAGACGACGGAGAACCGCTCCAGTCTGCCACCGTCACGGTGTCCATCCTGCTGGAGGACGGCCTCCAGGAGCCCATCTTAGACCTCCGACAGAAAGTGTCCGAGCCCAGCAAGAAAACTGGGAGAATCACCCTTTATCTGATCGTGTCTCTGGCCTCGGTGTCCGTGCTGTCTCTGGTGACGTTTGTCATCTTAGCGGTGAAATGCGTGAGGAACAGCAGGAGCAGCGGTAGTTGCTGCGTGAGACGGAGCGACTGTGATGATTACAAGAACCCCAACAGAaacctgcagcttcagctcAACACCGATGGACCCATAAAGTACGTGGAGGTCCTGGGAGGAGACATGTTGTCTCAGAGTCAGTCGTTCAGGTCCTGCATGTCCCCCATGTCAGAGTACAGTGATTTCACTCTGATCAAACCCAGCAGCACCAGTGACTTTAAGGAGGTGATCAGTGTCCTGGATGCGTCTTTACCCGACAGCACCTGGACCTTTGAGAgccagcaggtgagcagagaaTAA
- the LOC137602975 gene encoding protocadherin gamma-C5-like: MTKRTGYRDWRWQALWWHHFFLLWTTIDGQTRYSIPEELELGSMVGNLAKDLGLGLSDIFDRKLRVASEAGKQYFSVNAAKGELVVNDRIDREALCGQSASCVLPLQVVLENPLHLHRIEVEIRDVNDNAPSFRKSDHIIEIAESTAVGAHFPLENAEDSDVGSNGLKTYTLSKDDCFTVKVKEIENGRKIPELVLNKQLDREKKAIHNLFLTAVDGGNPVKSGTSKITVKVLDNNDNRPLFENTFYKIAVQENSENGSFLISTKATDIDEGPNGEIEYSLGIHTPPSVLSLFHIDAVTGDIFLKKQLDHETQASYRIDISAKDKGLPRMEGHCSVQVDVLDVNDNAPEIVLTSNPTSVPEDSSSGTVVALLSVRDIDAGDNGKVALKLPKQFPFALKPSFSNNYALVTSGPLDRERFYEYNIEITATDSGSPPLSSKKIIPVSISDVNDNPPVFTQPSYNVYLKENGVPGSILYSVSASDLDSGENAKISYSILDSRVQDVSVSSYVYMNSDNGSIYSMHSFDYEKVKVFQIQVQAKDQGSPSLSSNATVHVFILDQNDNAPSVIYPSSAAQGSLSHQRMPRSAKAGHLVTKVTAVDADSGHNAWISYRLAEATDASLFTVNLYTGEVRTKRAVSEQDDSSQRLLLEVKDDGEPLQSATVTVSILLEDGLPEPILDLRQKVSEPSKKTGRITLYLIVSLASVSVLSLVTFVILAVKCVRNSRSSGSCCVRRSDCDDYKNPNRNLQLQLNTDGPIKYVEVLGGDMLSQSQSFRSCMSPMSEYSDFTLIKPSSTSDFKEVISVLDASLPDSTWTFESQQVSRE; this comes from the coding sequence ATGACAAAGAGAACGGGATACAGAGACTGGAGATGGCAGGCGCTCTGGTGGCATCATTTCTTCCTCTTGTGGACTACAATAGACGGACAGACTCGTTACAGcatcccggaggagctggaactAGGCTCTATGGTTGGAAATCTAGCCAAAGATCTGGGTTTGGGACTATCAGATATTTTTGACCGTAAGCTGCGCGTTGCCTCGGAGGCTGGTAAGCAGTATTTCAGCGTGAATGCTGCGAAGGGCGAGCTGGTGGTGAACGACAGAATAGACAGAGAGGCTTTATGCGGACAAAGCGCCAGCTGCGTTCTACCTCTGCAGGTTGTTTTAGAGAACCCGTTACATTTACATCGGATTGAAGTGGAAATAAGAGACGTAAATGACAATGCCCCTAGTTTTCGGAAAAGCGATCACATTATAGAAATAGCCGAATCCACCGCTGTAGGTGCACATTTTCCCTTAGAGAATGCAGAGGATAGCGATGTTGGCAGTAACGGATTAAAGACGTATACACTCAGCAAAGATGACTGCTTCACTGTTAAAGTTAAAGAAATTGAAAATGGACGAAAGATACCAGAACTTGTGTTAAATAAACAATTAGATCGAGAGAAAAAGGCAATTCACAATTTATTTCTCACTGCTGTGGATGGCGGAAATCCGGTGAAGTCTGGGACTTCAAAAATAACCGTAAAAGTGCTTGATAATAACGACAATCGACCATTATTCGAAAATACTTTTTATAAAATCGCTGTTCAGGAAAACAGTGAAAACGGATCCTTTCTAATTAGTACTAAAGCAACTGATATAGACGAGGGTCCGAATGGAGAGATTGAGTATTCGCTTGGTATTCACACACCGCCGTCGGTGCTGTCACTATTCCACATAGATGCGGTGACAggtgacatatttttaaaaaaacagctggaCCACGAAACTCAGGCTTCATATAGAATAGATATCAGTGCAAAAGACAAAGGCTTGCCGAGGATGGAGGGGCACTGTAGTGTGCAGGTGGATGTTTTAGACGTAAATGATAACGCTCCAGAAATAGTTCTGACTTCAAACCCCACCTCTGTGCCTGAAGACTCTAGCAGCGGGACGGTGGTGGCTTTACTCAGTGTCCGTGACATTGATGCTGGTGATAACGGGAAAGTGGCGTTGAAACTCCCCAAACAATTTCCTTTTGCTCTTAAGCCGTCATTTTCTAATAATTACGCACTGGTTACCAGCGGTCctttagacagagagagattctATGAGTATAATATTGAGATAACAGCCACTGATTCAggctctcctcctctgtccagTAAGAAAATCATTCCTGTCAGCATCtctgatgtgaatgacaaccCTCCTGTGTTCACTCAGCCCTCCTACAATGTCTATTTAAAAGAGAATGGGGTACCAGGATCTATTCTGTACTCAGTATCAGCATCCGACCTGGATTCTGGAGAAAACGCCAAAATCTCCTACTCCATACTGGACTCCAGAGTGCAGGACGTTTCTGTCTCGTCTTACGTTTACATGAACTCAGATAACGGCAGCATCTACAGCATGCACTCGTTTGACTACGAGAAGGTGAAGGTGTTTCAGATCCAGGTTCAGGCAAAGGACCAGGGCTCTCCGTCTCTCAGCAGCAACGCCACCGTCCATGTTTTTATCCTGGACCAGAACGACAATGCCCCCTCCGTCATTTACCCCTCCTCCGCTGCCCAGGGCTCCCTCTCTCATCAGAGGATGCCCCGCTCCGCCAAAGCGGGTCACCTGGTTACCAAGGTGACGGCCGTGGACGCCGACTCGGGCCATAACGCCTGGATCTCCTACAGACTGGCGGAGGCCACAGACGCCTCTCTGTTCACGGTCAATCTGTACACAGGGGAGGTGAGGACTAAACGCGCTGTGTCCGAGCAGGACGACTCCTCTCAGAGGCTGCTTCTAGAGGTGAAAGACGACGGAGAACCGCTCCAGTCTGCCACCGTCACGGTGTCCATCCTGCTGGAGGACGGCCTCCCGGAGCCCATCTTAGACCTCCGACAGAAAGTGTCCGAGCCCAGCAAGAAAACTGGGAGAATCACCCTTTATCTGATCGTGTCTCTGGCCTCGGTGTCCGTGCTGTCTCTGGTGACGTTTGTCATCTTAGCGGTGAAATGCGTGAGGAACAGCAGGAGCAGCGGTAGTTGCTGCGTGAGACGGAGCGACTGTGATGATTACAAGAACCCCAACAGAaacctgcagcttcagctcAACACCGATGGACCCATAAAGTACGTGGAGGTCCTGGGAGGAGACATGTTGTCTCAGAGTCAGTCGTTCAGGTCCTGCATGTCCCCCATGTCAGAGTACAGTGATTTCACTCTGATCAAACCCAGCAGCACCAGTGACTTTAAGGAGGTGATCAGTGTCCTGGATGCGTCTTTACCCGACAGCACCTGGACCTTTGAGAgccagcaggtgagcagagaaTAA